A genome region from candidate division KSB1 bacterium includes the following:
- a CDS encoding BatA domain-containing protein: MSFLNPVILFAAVTAVLPVLIHLFARNRTKTIPFSSLFFLKELQNRQMRRIRIRQILLLILRTLILLFLVLAFARPTLKQRTTALAEARAQTRIALILDNSFSMQRNRENAGLLEHARRSALTIADMLEPGDELNLIAPTDTGRVMSQRSFSDKDAVARELEQFAIDERSADMNAALACALNRLRGPGLNKEIFILSDFQAGNLEPDSLAEIPESVRIYGLLFESTSVYNLTVQNMQWVSTILQVGQTVEAIIEIKNTGTQPVESALVQVYVENDRVKQFPVSLSVGETRQVSFRFPLEHAGAVNGRVVLSQDDIAPDNIWHFAFEVPERTKVALYGETDFIKLVLDRRSPFLLQDASLDAQNRDFMQSDVTVFSNIARLDYSMARDLRDYVEQGNGVVLILGERTDLRAFNQTLAEQLDLPRLLESLGDYGSQNTVFTLGTIDKSHPLFSGIFLKTVSFEKPEFYFALRAERSQDIDPIMSYSDGSAFLYEKRLGRGTVLVMTTGQSPRLSDLTFKTIFAPLTARMIRYAGTRSAGELSVKKLGQPLNTTLPALYAKETLTVHHPDHIDHITGSVTPEGRLYIHYEDTQISGMYGLYADSELLNQWAVNVEPNESDFTIIQQEILDSLNINMLEPGTDIKTEIQANRYGTELWPFFAWAVLLLIVLEMMVYRVPVKPGT, encoded by the coding sequence GTGAGTTTTTTAAACCCTGTCATATTGTTTGCGGCAGTTACAGCTGTCCTGCCTGTTTTGATCCACCTGTTTGCCAGGAACCGGACCAAAACAATTCCCTTCAGTTCGCTTTTTTTCCTCAAGGAACTGCAAAACCGGCAGATGCGGCGTATCCGCATTCGGCAGATTTTACTGCTGATTCTTCGGACGTTGATCCTGTTGTTTCTGGTTCTCGCATTTGCACGTCCCACGCTAAAGCAGCGGACCACTGCATTGGCAGAGGCGCGCGCGCAAACCAGAATTGCACTTATTCTTGACAATTCATTCAGTATGCAGCGCAACCGGGAGAATGCCGGTTTACTGGAACATGCCCGACGTTCCGCGCTGACGATCGCAGATATGCTGGAACCGGGCGATGAACTGAATCTGATCGCTCCGACGGACACCGGTCGGGTTATGAGTCAGCGTTCGTTCTCGGACAAGGATGCGGTCGCCCGGGAGCTGGAACAATTTGCAATAGACGAACGCAGTGCGGATATGAATGCAGCTCTGGCCTGTGCGCTGAACCGTCTGCGGGGGCCGGGATTGAATAAGGAGATTTTTATTCTATCCGACTTTCAAGCGGGCAATTTAGAACCGGACTCGCTTGCGGAAATTCCGGAATCCGTTCGGATTTACGGCCTGCTTTTTGAGAGCACATCTGTGTACAACCTAACTGTTCAGAACATGCAGTGGGTGTCAACTATTCTCCAGGTCGGCCAGACGGTTGAAGCAATAATAGAGATCAAAAACACCGGCACCCAGCCTGTGGAAAGCGCTCTGGTGCAGGTTTATGTGGAAAATGATCGGGTGAAGCAGTTTCCGGTTTCTCTATCTGTCGGTGAAACCCGTCAGGTTTCATTTCGCTTTCCTCTTGAACACGCCGGCGCTGTGAACGGCCGCGTTGTTCTAAGTCAAGACGATATAGCGCCTGATAATATCTGGCATTTTGCGTTTGAGGTGCCTGAACGCACAAAAGTCGCGTTATACGGTGAAACAGACTTTATTAAACTGGTTCTGGACCGCCGCAGTCCGTTTTTGCTTCAGGATGCAAGTCTCGATGCACAAAATCGAGACTTTATGCAGTCTGATGTGACGGTTTTTTCCAACATTGCACGACTGGATTATAGTATGGCCCGTGATCTCAGAGATTACGTGGAGCAGGGCAACGGTGTCGTGCTGATCCTGGGAGAACGGACTGATCTGAGAGCGTTTAATCAGACTCTGGCAGAACAACTGGACCTGCCGCGTCTGCTGGAATCGCTGGGCGACTATGGATCGCAAAACACGGTGTTTACACTCGGAACGATCGATAAATCGCATCCACTGTTCTCAGGCATCTTTCTCAAAACAGTTTCTTTCGAAAAACCGGAATTTTATTTTGCTTTACGCGCCGAGCGCAGTCAGGACATTGATCCGATTATGAGTTACAGTGACGGATCAGCGTTTTTGTATGAAAAACGTCTGGGTCGGGGTACGGTGCTGGTCATGACAACCGGACAGAGTCCGCGACTCTCGGATCTGACGTTTAAAACTATTTTTGCGCCTCTGACCGCAAGAATGATCCGGTATGCCGGAACGCGGTCGGCTGGTGAATTGTCCGTTAAAAAGCTGGGCCAACCTCTGAACACTACCTTGCCGGCTTTGTACGCTAAGGAAACTCTGACTGTTCATCATCCTGATCATATCGATCATATTACAGGTTCTGTAACTCCGGAAGGACGGTTGTATATTCATTATGAGGACACCCAAATATCGGGGATGTATGGACTTTATGCGGATTCCGAATTGTTAAACCAATGGGCTGTGAACGTGGAACCGAATGAATCGGATTTTACTATAATACAACAAGAAATCCTGGATTCGCTTAACATAAATATGCTGGAGCCGGGAACTGATATTAAAACCGAGATACAGGCAAATCGATACGGAACAGAATTATGGCCGTTTTTTGCCTGGGCTGTTCTGTTGCTAATTGTACTGGAAATGATGGTATACCGGGTTCCTGTCAAACCCGGAACTTGA
- a CDS encoding phosphomannomutase/phosphoglucomutase, producing the protein MNTDIFREYDIRGIAETDLTPDTVTALSKGYGSLMVRRGHKTVVLGHDLRLSSPELDRIYLRGLKSTGLHVIRIGQVTTPALYFAILHYNADGGVMITGSHNPIEYNGFKMCEGMGSVYGDDIREILRIIQQNDFIESDSGSDEIRELMPDYIDMLKSKFSFPKSLKVVIDAGNATAGPVAPQLWRDLGMDVVELYCEPDGRFPNHLPDPTVPKYMVDLQKKVLEENADLGIGYDGDSDRVGAVDNKGRLIFADTLLALFSRDVLKTKPGSQIIFDVKCSRALPVEIEKYGGVPVMWKTGHSLLKAKMQETGAPYAGEMSGHMFFADSFYGFDDGIYASGRLMQILSNTDKTFADLVDEIPDFPSTPEIRVSCADHAKFHVVQSLAKDFKDNKVIDIDGVRVEFKDGWGLVRASNTQPTLVLRFEAETQDRLNAIIDLFKKTLKKYPQVEFDDTDF; encoded by the coding sequence ATGAATACTGATATTTTCAGGGAATATGATATCCGCGGAATTGCGGAAACCGATCTGACACCGGATACTGTGACTGCTTTGTCCAAAGGATACGGCAGTTTGATGGTACGCCGGGGGCACAAAACTGTCGTGCTGGGACATGACCTGCGTTTATCATCCCCGGAACTGGACCGGATTTATCTGCGGGGTCTGAAATCCACGGGTCTGCATGTGATCCGGATCGGCCAGGTGACCACGCCCGCACTCTATTTTGCCATTTTACATTACAATGCAGACGGCGGTGTGATGATTACCGGCAGCCATAATCCAATCGAGTATAATGGTTTTAAAATGTGTGAAGGCATGGGGTCGGTCTATGGTGATGATATTCGCGAAATTCTGCGCATCATTCAGCAAAATGATTTTATCGAATCCGATAGCGGCAGTGATGAAATCCGCGAATTAATGCCTGATTATATTGATATGCTGAAATCCAAGTTTTCCTTTCCAAAGTCGCTCAAGGTTGTTATTGACGCGGGTAACGCAACCGCCGGTCCTGTCGCGCCGCAGTTGTGGCGTGATCTGGGAATGGATGTGGTTGAGTTGTATTGTGAACCTGACGGACGCTTTCCCAATCACCTGCCGGATCCGACAGTTCCCAAGTATATGGTTGACCTGCAGAAAAAGGTCCTTGAAGAAAATGCGGATCTCGGTATCGGATACGACGGCGATTCCGATCGCGTGGGGGCGGTGGACAACAAGGGCCGCCTGATTTTTGCCGATACCCTGCTTGCTCTGTTCAGCCGCGATGTGCTCAAGACAAAACCGGGATCCCAAATTATTTTTGATGTCAAGTGTTCACGGGCGCTGCCGGTTGAAATTGAAAAATACGGAGGCGTACCGGTTATGTGGAAGACCGGGCATTCGCTTTTAAAGGCCAAAATGCAAGAGACCGGTGCGCCCTATGCGGGCGAAATGTCCGGCCACATGTTCTTTGCGGATTCCTTTTACGGATTTGATGACGGCATCTATGCATCCGGCCGTCTGATGCAGATTTTATCAAATACCGACAAGACATTTGCGGACCTGGTTGATGAAATCCCTGATTTCCCTTCGACACCGGAAATACGTGTAAGCTGCGCGGATCACGCAAAATTTCATGTGGTGCAGAGCCTGGCCAAAGATTTTAAAGATAATAAAGTCATTGATATTGACGGAGTCCGGGTTGAATTTAAAGACGGATGGGGACTGGTGCGCGCTTCCAATACGCAACCGACTTTGGTTCTGCGGTTCGAAGCAGAAACTCAGGATCGTCTAAATGCCATCATTGATCTGTTCAAAAAGACTTTGAAGAAATATCCGCAAGTCGAATTCGATGATACTGATTTTTAA
- the hflX gene encoding GTPase HflX — translation MDKTVIEHREQAIIVGMVRPDQDRHQVNEYLDELELLADTAGALVIERVVQSRQKINPAYMLGRGKVQELAQMAKYLDADLVIFDDDLSPAQVKNIESLIKVKLLDRSGLILDIFAKHARTRESRTQVELAQLNYMLPRLTRQWTHLSRQAGGIGTRGPGETQLEVDRRFIRKRIAHLEAELEKIAKQRDNRRKQRRNNFKAALVGYTNAGKSTILNELTKAGVLVEDRLFATLDSTVRALEFSDQEKMLLIDTVGFIRKLPHHLVASFKSTLEEVRDSDLLLHVVDISSYEFAEQMKTVHDVLKELEAGEKPRIYVFNKLDLLNDRSVIEEVKREYPDSVFIAAGRGLFLDRLKDKLSEWVQEQSREITVEIPLHQSRLMAKMHDLAQVLDVRYTEEHAIMNLVANQTNAARIERMLEAQN, via the coding sequence TTGGATAAAACGGTCATAGAGCATCGCGAACAAGCGATTATTGTCGGTATGGTCCGTCCGGATCAGGACCGGCATCAGGTTAACGAATATCTGGACGAACTGGAACTGCTGGCTGATACGGCCGGCGCGCTGGTGATCGAACGAGTGGTTCAGTCCCGACAGAAAATTAATCCGGCGTATATGCTGGGCCGGGGTAAAGTGCAGGAACTGGCGCAGATGGCCAAGTATCTGGATGCCGATTTGGTGATTTTTGATGACGATCTGTCTCCGGCTCAGGTGAAAAACATCGAGTCATTGATCAAAGTGAAACTGCTGGACCGCAGCGGCCTGATTCTGGATATTTTTGCCAAACATGCGCGCACGCGTGAATCGAGAACCCAGGTGGAACTGGCGCAGTTGAATTATATGCTGCCGCGTCTGACCCGGCAATGGACTCACCTTTCAAGACAGGCCGGCGGAATCGGCACACGCGGTCCCGGTGAAACCCAGCTTGAGGTTGACCGTCGATTCATTCGAAAGCGGATTGCGCATCTGGAAGCGGAACTGGAGAAAATAGCCAAACAGCGTGATAATCGTCGAAAACAACGTCGGAATAATTTCAAGGCTGCGCTGGTGGGCTATACCAACGCAGGAAAATCGACAATTCTGAATGAGCTGACCAAAGCCGGCGTGCTGGTCGAGGATCGACTGTTTGCCACACTGGATTCGACCGTGCGCGCTCTGGAATTTTCCGATCAGGAAAAAATGTTGCTGATTGATACGGTAGGATTTATCCGTAAATTGCCGCATCATCTTGTGGCTTCTTTTAAAAGCACTCTGGAAGAAGTCCGCGATTCTGATTTGTTATTGCATGTGGTGGACATTTCGAGCTATGAATTTGCGGAGCAAATGAAAACTGTCCATGATGTGTTGAAAGAACTGGAGGCGGGTGAAAAACCGCGGATTTATGTATTCAATAAACTTGATTTGCTCAACGATCGTTCGGTTATTGAAGAGGTCAAACGAGAATATCCGGATTCGGTGTTTATCGCGGCGGGGCGCGGTCTTTTTCTGGATCGGCTGAAGGATAAGCTTTCAGAGTGGGTTCAGGAGCAATCGCGAGAAATAACTGTGGAAATTCCGTTGCATCAATCCCGTCTGATGGCGAAAATGCATGATTTGGCCCAGGTTTTGGATGTCCGGTATACCGAAGAGCATGCCATTATGAATCTTGTGGCCAATCAAACGAACGCGGCGCGTATTGAACGTATGCTGGAAGCGCAAAATTGA
- the rho gene encoding transcription termination factor Rho, with the protein MDIAELKTKRIAELTKLAQEIGVSGVTGIKKSELIFKILEKQTEKEGLIFGEGVLEVLPDGYGFLRSPDFNYLPGPDDIYVSPSQIKRFGMRTGDTISGQIRPPKDNERFFALLRVEAINFETPEEAKGKILFDNLTPLYPEERINLESTSKDYSTRIMNLLTPIGKGQRGLIVAQPKTGKTVLLQRIANSITVNHPTVKMIVLLIDERPEEVTDMQRSVKAEVVSSTFDEPAERHVQVADMVLEKSKRMVEYGHDVVILLDSITRLARAHNTVVPHSGRILSGGVDANALHRPKRFFGAARNIEEGGSLTIIATALIDTGSRMDEVIFEEFKGTGNMELVLDRRLADRRIFPAIDVNLSGTRKEELLMDKRELDRVWILRKFLSELQVVEAMQVLINKMKGTRSNKSFLESMNA; encoded by the coding sequence ATGGATATAGCAGAATTAAAGACCAAGCGAATCGCCGAGCTGACCAAATTGGCTCAGGAAATAGGGGTGTCCGGTGTGACGGGCATAAAAAAATCCGAACTCATTTTTAAAATTCTGGAAAAACAAACGGAAAAAGAAGGTTTGATCTTTGGAGAGGGGGTGCTCGAAGTTCTGCCTGACGGATATGGGTTCCTTCGTTCTCCGGATTTTAATTATCTTCCCGGTCCGGATGATATTTATGTTTCACCTTCACAGATCAAGCGATTCGGTATGCGCACCGGTGATACAATCTCCGGTCAAATCCGTCCCCCCAAGGACAATGAACGCTTCTTTGCCCTGCTGCGGGTAGAGGCAATTAACTTTGAAACCCCCGAAGAAGCCAAGGGTAAGATTCTGTTTGATAATCTGACCCCCCTTTATCCCGAGGAACGTATCAATCTGGAAAGTACGTCAAAAGATTATTCCACACGCATCATGAATTTGCTGACACCGATTGGAAAAGGACAGCGTGGATTGATTGTTGCGCAGCCCAAAACAGGAAAGACTGTGCTTCTGCAGCGTATTGCCAATTCGATAACCGTCAATCATCCAACCGTAAAAATGATCGTGTTGCTGATTGATGAGCGTCCGGAAGAAGTGACGGATATGCAACGTTCGGTCAAGGCTGAAGTGGTTTCTTCAACGTTTGATGAACCGGCGGAACGGCACGTCCAGGTTGCTGATATGGTCCTGGAAAAATCCAAACGCATGGTCGAATACGGTCATGATGTTGTGATTCTGCTCGACAGCATCACACGATTGGCGCGCGCTCATAACACAGTTGTGCCGCATTCGGGTAGAATCTTGTCGGGTGGTGTGGATGCCAATGCTTTGCATCGACCCAAACGGTTCTTTGGCGCGGCGCGAAATATTGAAGAGGGCGGCAGTTTAACTATTATTGCGACGGCTTTGATTGATACCGGCAGCCGCATGGACGAAGTAATTTTTGAAGAATTCAAAGGCACCGGTAATATGGAGCTGGTTCTGGACCGGCGTCTGGCGGATCGTCGCATCTTTCCGGCCATCGATGTCAATCTCTCCGGTACCCGTAAGGAAGAGCTGTTGATGGATAAACGAGAGCTGGACCGCGTATGGATTTTGCGCAAGTTCCTGTCCGAACTGCAGGTGGTTGAGGCGATGCAGGTGCTGATCAACAAAATGAAAGGCACCCGTTCCAACAAGTCCTTTTTGGAATCCATGAATGCCTGA
- the rpmE gene encoding 50S ribosomal protein L31: MKEKIHPDYKLGTVSCACGNSFKTHSTVGDIQVEICSQCHPFFTGKQKLIDTAGRVDKFRKKYGDYKTNKK, from the coding sequence TTGAAAGAGAAAATACATCCGGATTATAAGCTGGGAACTGTATCCTGTGCCTGTGGGAATTCTTTTAAGACGCATTCAACCGTGGGTGATATTCAGGTTGAAATTTGTTCACAGTGCCATCCCTTTTTCACCGGAAAACAAAAATTGATCGATACGGCGGGCCGTGTTGACAAGTTCCGTAAAAAATACGGGGATTACAAGACCAACAAAAAATAA
- a CDS encoding cyanophycin synthetase has protein sequence MGETGWDIRDKGICDALNGFKRPGRFQVLKTDPDVIIDIAHNPASVKNLAALIETFYPGKSVTFVLGLSSDKDTDAILEGLRDTADCIQPVEADNPRALSAVELESRVKRKQIPCLPGTKVREGVKNVLTRQQDLICIAGSHFIYKEAVDTINYLTN, from the coding sequence TTGGGCGAAACAGGCTGGGATATACGTGACAAGGGAATATGCGATGCTCTGAACGGGTTCAAGCGTCCCGGCCGATTCCAGGTCCTCAAAACAGACCCGGATGTCATTATTGATATTGCCCATAATCCGGCATCCGTGAAGAATCTGGCAGCATTGATAGAAACGTTCTATCCGGGGAAATCCGTCACTTTTGTGCTGGGATTATCATCAGACAAGGATACGGATGCGATTCTGGAAGGTCTCAGGGATACAGCAGACTGTATACAGCCGGTTGAAGCTGACAATCCCCGAGCGTTATCAGCGGTGGAACTCGAATCCCGGGTCAAACGGAAACAGATCCCCTGTCTGCCCGGAACAAAGGTGAGAGAGGGTGTAAAAAATGTGCTGACAAGACAGCAGGATTTGATTTGTATCGCCGGGTCACATTTTATATACAAAGAGGCGGTGGATACAATAAATTACTTGACAAACTAG
- a CDS encoding Mur ligase family protein — MTEQSKRFEQRLQWLYDRQKYGWKLGLENVRDLMRALEEPHQHFATVHIAGTNGKGSVAAMLAAILMAMGYKTGLYTSPHLCSVTERLQLNGRPISESEFAQCADNVKSAAEHRQSTFFETLTAMAFTWFAEQKTDIAVIETGLGGRLDATNVIHPEISLITSISSDHTQFLGATLDEIAGEKAGIIKSGTPCLVGQDVRNRIFEKKARELEAPFYRLSDVCEMNVHHLGVQNTDFDLKTRRHSIRVRTAMTGKVHVLNAGLAVKLQICWAKQAGIYVTREYAML; from the coding sequence TTGACGGAACAATCAAAAAGGTTTGAGCAGCGTCTTCAGTGGCTGTATGATCGGCAAAAATACGGCTGGAAGCTGGGACTGGAGAATGTCAGGGATTTGATGCGTGCTCTTGAAGAACCGCATCAACACTTTGCAACTGTGCATATCGCCGGCACTAATGGCAAAGGAAGCGTTGCAGCGATGCTTGCTGCGATTTTGATGGCTATGGGATACAAAACCGGGCTCTACACATCGCCGCATTTGTGCAGTGTCACAGAGCGCCTTCAGTTGAATGGTCGGCCGATATCGGAATCAGAATTTGCGCAGTGTGCCGATAACGTGAAATCTGCAGCGGAACACCGTCAGAGCACATTTTTTGAGACCCTCACTGCAATGGCCTTTACCTGGTTTGCGGAGCAGAAAACCGATATTGCTGTGATCGAAACCGGTCTGGGCGGTCGACTTGATGCGACCAATGTGATCCATCCCGAAATCAGTCTGATTACCAGTATTTCATCAGATCATACGCAGTTTCTTGGCGCCACTTTGGATGAGATCGCAGGAGAAAAGGCCGGCATCATCAAATCCGGTACGCCCTGTTTGGTTGGTCAGGATGTTCGAAACCGTATATTTGAAAAAAAAGCGCGGGAACTTGAGGCCCCCTTTTATCGTTTGTCTGATGTTTGCGAAATGAATGTTCATCATCTCGGTGTTCAGAATACTGATTTTGATTTGAAAACAAGGCGTCACAGTATACGTGTGCGCACAGCTATGACGGGCAAAGTGCATGTATTGAATGCCGGACTTGCGGTTAAGCTGCAGATCTGTTGGGCGAAACAGGCTGGGATATACGTGACAAGGGAATATGCGATGCTCTGA
- the prmC gene encoding peptide chain release factor N(5)-glutamine methyltransferase, with product MPTQQKKKDWTVLQLLDWTVNYLLEKKFDQARLNTERLLAHALDLSRIELYTNFDRPLTSDELAAFKALLKRRLTHEPLQYIIGSTEFMSLPFFVNPDVLVPRPETEVMVEHIMQYCENRFQPEENVHILDVGTGSGCIAVSLAHYIPNARVTAVDDSEKALETAEKNAEYNHVEVHFQELRCLKPWPVDYLNSFHIVVSNPPYVSYQEFEQLPPEIKDFEPKRSLLGGNDGLEFYRQFSNILPTLLFDNSVAFFEIGEKQASSVSHIFSDAGFQNIQVMDDLAGKNRIVKMLWNRRNHEY from the coding sequence GTGCCCACACAGCAAAAGAAAAAAGACTGGACTGTTCTTCAATTGCTGGACTGGACTGTTAACTATTTATTGGAAAAAAAATTCGATCAAGCCCGGTTAAACACCGAACGCCTGCTGGCGCACGCTCTGGACCTTTCAAGAATTGAACTCTATACCAACTTTGACCGCCCCCTCACATCTGATGAACTGGCGGCGTTCAAGGCGCTTTTAAAGCGTCGATTGACGCATGAACCGCTGCAGTATATCATTGGATCTACCGAGTTTATGTCTCTGCCTTTTTTTGTCAATCCGGATGTACTGGTGCCTCGTCCGGAAACCGAAGTGATGGTTGAACACATTATGCAATACTGCGAGAATCGCTTTCAACCGGAGGAAAACGTGCACATACTGGATGTGGGAACAGGCTCCGGATGTATTGCCGTATCTCTGGCCCATTATATTCCCAATGCCCGGGTGACCGCAGTGGACGATTCTGAAAAGGCGCTTGAAACAGCCGAGAAGAATGCGGAATACAATCATGTAGAGGTGCATTTTCAAGAGCTGCGATGCCTGAAACCCTGGCCGGTGGATTATCTCAACTCGTTTCATATTGTGGTCAGCAATCCTCCGTATGTATCATACCAGGAATTTGAACAACTGCCGCCTGAAATCAAGGATTTTGAACCCAAACGCAGCTTGCTGGGTGGCAATGACGGGCTGGAATTTTACAGGCAGTTTTCTAATATTTTACCTACCTTGCTTTTTGATAACAGTGTCGCCTTTTTTGAAATTGGAGAAAAACAGGCGTCCAGCGTATCGCATATATTTTCTGATGCCGGATTTCAAAATATACAGGTCATGGATGATCTGGCCGGCAAAAACCGAATTGTTAAAATGTTATGGAACAGGAGAAACCATGAATACTGA
- a CDS encoding sigma-54 dependent transcriptional regulator, protein MKIIVADDDANIVESLRWLLMKEGHAVTTCSDGRCVVNEAAEQDVDLVFCDVVMPQMDGLQALKQLRNKCPRTKVVMISGQADISTAVNATREGAYDFLEKPVNPEKILLEIRKIEDQQRKDAELDSLKNRVDLDYQMIGESPPVQSLRAMIDQIAPTDGRVLIYGENGTGKELVAREIHKKSGRPGRFLQLNCAALPRELIESELFGYEKGAFTGAHKKKTGLIQEAENGTLLLDEIGDMAPETQAKLLRVLQENEFTPVGSTVPHSFNVRVLSATNKNLETEINNGHFRQDLYFRLNVVPVTVPALRDRIEDLPALTRHFLDVYAVKNGKRPKRLEDDALNALMRYRWPGNVRELRNVVERLSIMLTADKITASDAVRLLGERAEPGAEQTDAKRESGSLRDQMNAFEESILRNGYAECQGNVSRMAEILQTDRANLHKKLKKYGLK, encoded by the coding sequence ATGAAGATCATTGTTGCTGATGATGATGCGAATATTGTTGAATCGCTGCGCTGGCTGTTGATGAAAGAAGGCCATGCGGTGACCACCTGTTCTGACGGCAGATGTGTGGTAAACGAGGCTGCTGAACAGGATGTTGACCTGGTGTTTTGCGATGTGGTCATGCCGCAAATGGACGGTCTGCAGGCGTTGAAACAGCTGCGGAACAAATGCCCGCGTACCAAAGTGGTTATGATATCCGGGCAGGCTGATATCTCGACGGCGGTCAATGCCACCAGGGAAGGCGCCTATGATTTTCTTGAAAAACCGGTGAATCCCGAAAAGATTCTGCTTGAGATTCGGAAAATTGAAGACCAGCAGCGCAAAGATGCCGAGCTGGATTCTCTGAAGAACCGCGTTGATCTGGATTACCAGATGATCGGCGAGTCACCCCCTGTGCAGTCTCTGCGGGCGATGATCGATCAGATCGCCCCGACGGACGGCCGGGTTTTGATTTACGGCGAAAACGGCACCGGAAAAGAATTGGTGGCGCGGGAAATCCACAAAAAAAGCGGCCGACCCGGACGGTTCTTACAGCTAAATTGTGCGGCTCTGCCGCGTGAACTGATTGAAAGTGAGCTCTTTGGGTATGAAAAAGGTGCGTTTACCGGAGCTCATAAAAAAAAGACCGGTCTGATTCAGGAAGCGGAAAATGGCACTCTGCTTCTCGACGAGATCGGAGATATGGCGCCGGAAACCCAGGCAAAATTACTGCGTGTGCTGCAGGAAAATGAATTTACGCCGGTGGGAAGCACTGTCCCGCATTCGTTCAATGTGCGGGTGCTGTCTGCGACCAACAAAAATCTGGAGACTGAAATCAACAACGGTCATTTTCGTCAGGACCTGTATTTTCGATTGAATGTAGTGCCGGTTACCGTCCCTGCTTTGCGCGACCGGATTGAGGATCTTCCGGCATTGACCCGGCATTTTCTCGATGTTTATGCTGTGAAAAACGGCAAGCGTCCCAAGCGACTTGAGGATGATGCCCTGAATGCGTTGATGCGCTACAGATGGCCGGGGAATGTTCGCGAACTGCGCAACGTTGTTGAGCGCTTGAGCATCATGTTGACCGCCGATAAAATTACTGCCTCGGATGCCGTCCGCCTGTTGGGTGAACGGGCTGAGCCCGGGGCTGAGCAGACAGATGCAAAACGTGAATCAGGGTCGCTGCGCGATCAAATGAATGCTTTCGAAGAATCAATTTTGAGAAACGGGTATGCCGAATGTCAGGGCAATGTGAGCCGGATGGCGGAAATTCTTCAAACGGATCGCGCGAATTTGCATAAAAAACTCAAAAAATATGGTCTAAAATAA
- a CDS encoding DUF1385 domain-containing protein has protein sequence MKAKEKVTVGGQAVMEGVMMRGPERVAVAVRKPDGTIVVKDRKFESVIKRFKPLGWPVLRGAVTLIESLVLGMKALSFSSDIAMEEENKKAGKNTEKSIWDNIWMGVTVLLSFIIGLGLFFYVPLILTDLFPIESGIVFNLIDGIFRVIIFLSYIYLISLWKEIKRVFEFHGAEHKSVFAFEDQKELSIESARSYTTLHPRCGTSFLLIVMLVSILVFMFLGRPETIADRFLRIAFVPLIGGLSYEFIRFADRAPKRSIIKYLIYPGLWLQKITTKEPDDQQIEVAMVALRCALGQEPQAGPSDVQMVEV, from the coding sequence GTGAAAGCAAAGGAAAAAGTGACTGTCGGCGGTCAGGCTGTTATGGAAGGTGTTATGATGCGCGGCCCCGAACGGGTTGCCGTGGCGGTACGCAAGCCGGATGGTACGATTGTCGTCAAAGACCGTAAATTTGAATCGGTCATAAAGCGGTTTAAACCGCTCGGATGGCCGGTATTGCGGGGCGCAGTCACATTAATTGAAAGTCTTGTTCTGGGGATGAAAGCTCTTTCGTTTTCCAGTGATATTGCCATGGAAGAAGAAAACAAAAAAGCAGGTAAAAATACCGAGAAATCCATTTGGGATAATATCTGGATGGGAGTGACCGTGCTTTTATCTTTTATAATTGGTTTGGGTTTGTTTTTCTATGTTCCCCTTATTCTGACGGATTTGTTCCCGATCGAGTCCGGGATTGTTTTTAATCTCATTGACGGGATATTTCGTGTTATCATTTTTTTGTCTTATATTTACCTGATTTCATTGTGGAAGGAAATTAAACGGGTTTTTGAATTTCACGGTGCGGAGCATAAAAGTGTATTTGCATTTGAAGATCAGAAAGAGCTGAGCATCGAATCCGCACGTTCTTATACGACGCTGCACCCCCGCTGCGGGACCAGTTTCCTGCTGATTGTCATGCTGGTGAGCATTCTGGTGTTTATGTTTCTGGGACGTCCGGAAACAATTGCGGATCGTTTTCTCAGAATTGCATTTGTACCTTTGATCGGCGGATTGTCCTATGAGTTTATCCGATTTGCCGACCGGGCTCCGAAACGCTCTATCATAAAGTATCTCATTTATCCGGGATTGTGGCTGCAAAAGATCACCACCAAAGAACCGGATGATCAGCAAATTGAAGTTGCCATGGTGGCTTTGCGCTGTGCGCTGGGACAGGAACCACAAGCAGGGCCATCGGACGTGCAGATGGTCGAGGTGTAA